A region of Streptomyces paludis DNA encodes the following proteins:
- a CDS encoding aspartate ammonia-lyase translates to MTAGLRREHDLLGDRDIPADAYWGVHTLRASENFPITGTPISAYPHLINALAAVKEAAARANEELGLLTAVKAGAIAAACREIREDGALHDQFVVDVIQGGAGTSTNMNANEVIANRALELLGRAKGDYTALHPNEDVNLGQSTNDVYPTAVNVATILAVHELLDAMAVLRRAFAAKAEEFREVIKMGRTQLQDAVPMTLGQEFSAYAVMLEEDESRLAEAVLLVHEINLGATAIGTGLNAPAGYAESARGHLAAITGLPLVTAANLVEATQDCGAFVHLSGVLKRIAVKLSKSCNDLRLLSSGPRAGFAEINLPPVQAGSSIMPGKVNPVIPEVVNQVAFEVIGNDVTITMAAEAGQLQLNAFEPIILHSLSESITHLRAACLTLAERCVSGITANVDTLRATVENSIGLVTALNPHIGYLAATEIAKEALATGRGVAELVLERGLLPAATLAALLRPEVLAGTGTGTGSGPEGKAVENADAEGTDAGGTGAAS, encoded by the coding sequence ATGACCGCCGGCCTGCGCCGCGAACACGATCTGCTCGGCGACCGCGACATACCCGCCGACGCGTACTGGGGCGTCCACACGCTGCGCGCCTCCGAGAACTTCCCGATCACCGGTACGCCGATCTCCGCGTACCCCCATCTGATCAACGCGCTGGCCGCCGTCAAGGAGGCCGCGGCCCGCGCCAACGAGGAACTCGGGCTGCTCACCGCGGTGAAGGCCGGCGCGATCGCCGCCGCCTGCCGGGAGATCCGCGAGGACGGCGCGCTGCACGACCAGTTCGTGGTCGATGTGATCCAGGGCGGCGCCGGTACGTCCACCAACATGAACGCCAACGAGGTCATCGCCAACCGGGCGCTGGAACTCCTCGGCCGCGCCAAGGGCGACTACACCGCGCTGCACCCCAACGAGGACGTCAACCTCGGCCAGTCGACCAACGACGTCTACCCGACGGCCGTCAATGTAGCCACGATCCTCGCCGTCCATGAACTCCTCGACGCGATGGCCGTGCTGCGCCGCGCCTTCGCCGCCAAGGCCGAGGAGTTCCGCGAGGTCATCAAGATGGGCCGCACCCAGCTCCAGGACGCCGTGCCCATGACCCTGGGCCAGGAGTTCTCCGCGTACGCGGTGATGCTGGAGGAGGACGAGAGCCGGCTCGCCGAGGCCGTCCTGCTCGTCCACGAGATCAACCTCGGCGCGACCGCGATCGGCACCGGGCTCAACGCCCCCGCCGGTTACGCCGAGTCGGCCCGCGGCCATCTCGCCGCGATCACCGGACTGCCGCTGGTCACCGCCGCCAACCTGGTCGAGGCCACCCAGGACTGCGGGGCGTTCGTCCATCTCTCCGGTGTCCTCAAGCGCATCGCCGTCAAGCTCTCCAAGAGCTGCAACGACCTGCGGCTGCTCTCCTCCGGGCCGCGCGCCGGCTTCGCCGAGATCAACCTGCCGCCGGTGCAGGCGGGTTCCAGCATCATGCCCGGCAAGGTCAACCCGGTGATCCCGGAGGTCGTCAACCAGGTCGCCTTCGAGGTGATCGGCAACGACGTCACCATCACCATGGCCGCCGAGGCCGGGCAGCTCCAGCTCAACGCGTTCGAGCCGATCATCCTGCACTCGCTCTCGGAGTCCATCACCCATCTGCGGGCCGCCTGCCTCACGCTCGCCGAGCGCTGTGTCTCCGGCATCACCGCCAATGTGGACACCCTGCGCGCGACCGTGGAGAACTCCATCGGGCTCGTCACCGCGCTCAACCCGCACATCGGCTACCTCGCCGCGACCGAGATCGCCAAGGAGGCCCTCGCCACCGGGCGCGGTGTCGCCGAACTGGTGCTGGAGCGCGGACTGCTGCCCGCCGCTACCCTGGCCGCCCTGCTGCGCCCCGAGGTCCTCGCGGGCACCGGAACGGGCACGGGAAGTGGCCCTGAGGGCAAGGCCGTTGAAAACGCGGACGCCGAGGGTACGGACGCCGGGGGTACGGGCGCCGCGTCCTGA
- a CDS encoding asparaginase, translating to MTDLTTTPRHTTPRRTTPAAAPEVREPAHVPLAHVVRGGVIEGVHHGSVVVLAADGGVEFLAGDIEAAFYPRSALKPLQAVGLLRAGLPPLDDEALALTAASHSGEERHLTTARRILDAAGLSEDDLRNVPDLPYGAERREEWLRLGHGRTRLAQNCSGKHAAMVLTAQARGWPLENYADAGHPLQRALAETVEDLTGQRIARVTVDGCGAPLYSVSLHGLTRAIARLATAAPGTDEGRVAHAMRAYPEMVSGTGRDVARLMRAVPGLLAKDGFEGVQVAALPDGRAVGVKIADGADRARMPVTAAALARAGVDPGILAGFARTPVIGGGAEVGSLRAAGALAPRAPEEPAP from the coding sequence ATGACCGACCTCACCACCACCCCCCGGCACACCACCCCTCGCCGCACCACCCCCGCGGCGGCGCCCGAGGTCCGCGAGCCGGCGCATGTCCCGCTCGCCCATGTCGTACGCGGCGGGGTCATCGAAGGCGTCCACCACGGCTCGGTCGTGGTCCTGGCCGCCGACGGCGGCGTCGAGTTCCTGGCCGGCGACATCGAGGCCGCGTTCTACCCGCGCTCCGCGCTCAAGCCGCTCCAGGCGGTCGGGCTGCTGCGCGCGGGGCTGCCACCGCTCGACGACGAGGCGCTGGCCCTCACCGCGGCCAGCCACTCCGGGGAGGAGCGCCACCTGACCACGGCCCGGCGCATCCTCGACGCCGCCGGGCTCAGCGAGGACGACCTGCGCAACGTGCCCGATCTGCCCTACGGCGCGGAGCGGCGCGAGGAGTGGCTGCGGCTCGGCCACGGCCGGACCCGGCTCGCCCAGAACTGCTCGGGCAAGCACGCGGCCATGGTGCTGACGGCCCAGGCCAGGGGGTGGCCGCTGGAGAACTACGCCGACGCCGGGCACCCCCTCCAGCGCGCCCTCGCCGAGACCGTCGAGGACCTCACGGGCCAGCGCATCGCCCGGGTCACCGTCGACGGCTGCGGCGCCCCGCTCTACTCGGTCTCGCTGCACGGCCTGACCCGGGCGATCGCCCGGCTGGCGACGGCCGCGCCCGGCACCGACGAGGGCCGGGTGGCGCACGCGATGCGCGCGTACCCGGAGATGGTCTCCGGCACCGGGCGCGATGTCGCCCGGCTGATGCGGGCGGTGCCGGGGCTGCTCGCCAAGGACGGCTTCGAGGGCGTCCAGGTCGCGGCGCTGCCCGACGGGCGGGCCGTCGGCGTCAAGATCGCCGACGGCGCCGACCGGGCCCGGATGCCGGTGACGGCGGCGGCCCTCGCGCGGGCCGGGGTCGACCCCGGGATCCTCGCCGGGTTCGCCCGTACGCCCGTCATCGGCGGCGGCGCGGAGGTGGGGAGCCTGCGGGCGGCGGGCGCGCTGGCTCCCCGAGCCCCCGAGGAACCCGCTCCATAG